In the Gasterosteus aculeatus chromosome X, fGasAcu3.hap1.1, whole genome shotgun sequence genome, one interval contains:
- the LOC120809784 gene encoding C2 domain-containing protein 5 isoform X41 produces MPGKLKAKIVAGRHLPVMDRASDLTDAFVEVKFGNTTFKTDVCHKSLNPQWNSEWFKFEVDDEDLQDEPLQVTVLDHDTYSANDAIGKVYIDIDPLLCSEAASVISGWFPIYDTIHGIRGEINVLVKVELFNDLNRFRQSSCGVKFFCTASIPRCYRAVLVHGFVEELVVNEDPEYQWIDRIRTPRASNEARQRLISLMSGELQRKIGLKVLEMGGNAVVGYLQCFDLEGESGLVVRAIGTACTLDKLSSGSAPNTNTHMHPSTAPASNACNSPSKDGKEPVFGEDMTSTSGPPTPFRALPTTSSSLPPFSPSKPCSRQSSSSDTDLSLTPKTGMGSGGSVGKEAGPLKTLLRQQTQTALEQREFPFFTLTSFPLGFLVHVGGVVSARSVKLLDRIHNPDEPETRDAWWEEIRQEIKSHAKALGCHAVVGYSESTSICEEVCILSASGTAAILNPRYMREGCLDIGITDHRFEEPSPPSCGFCHIPYDELNMPFPAQLTYCYLCRRQKVPDVLFTTINLPAEAAVTGKGCLIQARLCRLKKKAQGEVNATAISNLLPFMEYELHTQLMNKLKLRSMNALFGLHIQISVGENMLLGLASATGVYLTALPPPGGIQIAGKTPGDLSAEHHILTIQKRINDTIAKNKELYEINPPELTEEVLGSPVPDSRQRSRLFRSHSESSDEVSELDLSHGKKDAFVLEIDDTDAVEDIHSLLTDAPTPTGFYSCNTEIMPGIYNWTSGVQMFTSVRVFRLSNANLTNQGLNKIFTDLCENLLKSFYFKLRSMIPCCLCQLNFTVAVPEEELIQVTVTAVAMTFDKDQNQEKTADKPPAKGGNETEEQLQFPLELCADPSSANCQPASKVSGVPECSNFSSRDRCSTWLELLRLKAHTIRRGSVKTISSLERSSPLPEGRSRSLRSNRLFGGISVTVVKMTPLSFLPGTRIIKYLGIINMFFIRETTSLREEGGVSGFLHTFIAEVFSMVRAHVAALGGNAVVSYSMKECMLMENPNKNQAQCLINVSGDAVICVRETDQEPTPSTASIGQTCTSATDEAT; encoded by the exons ATGCCTGGGAAACTGAAGGCCAAAATAGTGGCTGGTCGCCACTTGCCGGTGATGGACCGAGCCAGTGACCTCACGGATGCATTTGTGGAG GTCAAGTTTGGAAACACGACTTTCAAAACAGACGTGTGTCACAAGTCCCTCAACCCACAATGGAATTCAGAATGGTTCAAATTTGAG GTGGATGATGAGGACTTGCAGGACGAGCCATTGCAGGTCACAGTTTTGGACCATGACACGTACAGCGCTAACGACGCCATAGGGAAGGTTTATATTGACATTGACCCGCTGCTGTGCAGTGAGGCGGCCTCTGTCATCTCCGGCTGGTTTCCCATCTATGACACGATCCATG GGATCCGAGGGGAGATCAATGTCCTTGTCAAAGTGGAGCTTTTCAACGATTTGAACCGCTTCAGACAGTCGTCGTGCGGGGTCAAGTTCTTCTGCA CCGCATCCATTCCACGGTGCTACAGAGCAGTATTGGTGCACGGGTTTGTGGAGGAACTTGTTGTGAATGAAGATCCAGAGTACCAGTGGATCGACCGCATAAGAACTCCTCGGGCCTCCAATGAGGCCCGGCAGAGGCTCATCTCTCTTATGTCAG gggagctgcagagaaaaatCGGGCTAAAGGTACTGGAGATGGGCGGGAACGCAGTGGTGGGCTACTTGCAGTGTTTCGACCTGGAGGGAGAATCGGGTCTGGTGGTCAGGGCCATAGGCACGGCCTGCACGCTGGACAAACTCAGCTCTGGGAGTGCCcccaacaccaacacacacatgcacccgaGCACAGCCCCTGCTTCCAATGCCTGCAATTCCCCTTCCAAGGATGGAAAGGA GCCGGTTTTTGGTGAGGACATGACCTCGACCTCCGGCCCGCCAACCCCTTTCAGAGCCCttcccaccacctcctcctctcttccccccttctctccctccaagCCTTGCAGCCGCCAGTCCTCATCATCAGACACAGACCTCAGTTTGACGCCCAAGACGG GAATGGGGAGTGGGGGCAGCGTCGGGAAGGAGGCGGGGCCTCTGAAGACCCTGCTCAGGCAGCAGACGCAGACGGCTCTCGAGCAGAGG GAGTTTCCCTTCTTCACCTTGACGTCTTTCCCACTTGGTTTTCTGGTTCATGTCGGCGGGGTGGTCAGTGCTCGCTCGGTCAAACTATTGGACCGTATACACAACCCCG ATGAGCCAGAGACTCGCGATGCCTGGTGGGAGGAGATCCGCCAGGAGATCAAATCTCACGCCAAAGCTCTTGGTTGCCATGCTGTTGTTGGGTACAGCGAGAGCACTAGCATCTG TGAGGAGGTGTGTATCCTGTCAGCATCTGGCACAGCAGCCATCCTCAACCCTCGGTACATGCGTGAAGGCTGCCTAGACATCGGAATTACCGACCACAG GTTTGAGGAGCCGTCTCCCCCGAGCTGTGGCTTCTGCCACATTCCGTATGATGAGCTCAACATGCCCTTTCCTGCCCAGCTCACCTACTGTTACCTCTGCAGGCGACAAAAG GTTCCCGATGTGCTCTTCACAACCATCAACCTACCAGCAGAAGCGGCTGTTACGGGGAAGGGCTGCCTCATCCAGGCCAG ACTGTGCCGTCTAAAGAAGAAGGCTCAGGGAGAAGTGAACGCGACAGCCATCTCCAACCTGCTGCCATTCATGGAGTACGAGCTGCACACTCAGCTGATGAACAAGCTGAAGCTGCGGAGCATGAACGCTTTGTTCGGGTTGCACATACAGATCAGCGTCGGAGAGAACATGCTTCTGGGTCTGGCT tctgcTACAGGCGTGTACCTGACAGCCCTGCCGCCACCGGGGGGCATCCAGATTGCAGGGAAGACTCCTGGTGACCTGAGCGCTGAGCACCACATCCTCACCATCCAGAAAAGGATCAATGACACCATAGCCAAGAACAAAGAGCTGTATGAAATAAACCCACCG gagctgacggaggaagTGCTCGGTTCTCCGGTTCCCGACTCGAGGCAGCGATCCAGACTTTTCCGCTCCCACTCGGAAAGCTCAGACGAAGTGTCAGAGTTGGACCTCTCGCACGGCAAGAAGGACGCCTTCGTCCTCGAG ATTGATGACACTGATGCTGTGGAGGACATCCACTCCCTCCTCACTGATGCCCCTACGCCCACAG GTTTCTACAGCTGCAACACCGAGATCATGCCTGGGATTTACAACTGGACTTCAGGAGTTCAG ATGTTTACATCTGTGAGGGTCTTTAGGTTGAGTAACGCCAATCTTACTAACCAAGGCTTGAACAAGATCTTCACTGACCTATGTGAGAATCTGCTGAAG AGTTTTTACTTCAAGTTACGCTCTATGATCCCCTGCTGTCTGTGTCAGCTCAACTTCACCGTAGCCGTGCCAGAGGAGGAACTCATACAG GTCACGGTGACAGCCGTTGCCATGACGTTTGACAAAGACCAGAATCAGGAGAAGACTGCAGACAAGCCACCCGCCAAAG GAGGCAACGAGACTGAAGAGCAACTGCAGTTTCCCTTGGAGTTATGTGCAGACCCATCGTCCGCCAACTGTCAGCCAGCATCCAAAGTCTCAG gtgtCCCAGAGTGTTCCAACTTCTCATCCAGAG ACAGATGCAGCACCTGGCTAGAGCTGCTTAGGCTGAAAGCTCACACCATAAGACGTGGATCAGTTAAGACAA tctcctctttgGAGCGCTCCAGTCCGCTGCCAGAGGGCCGCTCGCGCTCGCTGCGGTCCAACCGCTTGTTTGGGGGGATTTCCGTCACCGTGGTGAAGATGACGCCGCTCTCGTTCCTACCCGGGACACGCATCATTAAATACCTCGGGATCATCAACATGTTTTTCATCAGAGAGACGACATCTTTACGAGAG gaagGGGGTGTCAGTGGCTTCCTCCATACGTTCATAGCAGAGGTGTTTTCGATGGTTCGAGCCCATGTAGCTGCCTTGGGGGGCAATGCAGTGGTGTCTTATAGTATGAAAGAGTGTATGTTAATGGAAAATCCAAACAAGAACCAG GCTCAGTGTCTCATTAATGTGAGCGGTGATGCCGTCATCTGTGTCAGGGAAACGGACCAGGAGCCCACTCCCTCAACAGCAAGTATCGGACAGACCTGCACTAGTGCCACAGACGAGGCTACATGA
- the LOC120809784 gene encoding C2 domain-containing protein 5 isoform X36 — protein MPGKLKAKIVAGRHLPVMDRASDLTDAFVEVKFGNTTFKTDVCHKSLNPQWNSEWFKFEVDDEDLQDEPLQVTVLDHDTYSANDAIGKVYIDIDPLLCSEAASVISGWFPIYDTIHGIRGEINVLVKVELFNDLNRFRQSSCGVKFFCTASIPRCYRAVLVHGFVEELVVNEDPEYQWIDRIRTPRASNEARQRLISLMSGELQRKIGLKVLEMGGNAVVGYLQCFDLEGESGLVVRAIGTACTLDKLSSGSAPNTNTHMHPSTAPASNACNSPSKDGKEPVFGEDMTSTSGPPTPFRALPTTSSSLPPFSPSKPCSRQSSSSDTDLSLTPKTGMGSGGSVGKEAGPLKTLLRQQTQTALEQREFPFFTLTSFPLGFLVHVGGVVSARSVKLLDRIHNPDEPETRDAWWEEIRQEIKSHAKALGCHAVVGYSESTSICEEVCILSASGTAAILNPRYMREGCLDIGITDHRFEEPSPPSCGFCHIPYDELNMPFPAQLTYCYLCRRQKVPDVLFTTINLPAEAAVTGKGCLIQARLCRLKKKAQGEVNATAISNLLPFMEYELHTQLMNKLKLRSMNALFGLHIQISVGENMLLGLASATGVYLTALPPPGGIQIAGKTPGDLSAEHHILTIQKRINDTIAKNKELYEINPPELTEEVLGSPVPDSRQRSRLFRSHSESSDEVSELDLSHGKKDAFVLEIDDTDAVEDIHSLLTDAPTPTGFYSCNTEIMPGIYNWTSGVQMFTSVRVFRLSNANLTNQGLNKIFTDLCENLLKSFYFKLRSMIPCCLCQLNFTVAVPEEELIQVTVTAVAMTFDKDQNQEKTADKPPAKGGNETEEQLQFPLELCADPSSANCQPASKVSVSLVTPAAKLCQNQLVMVRSPGVPECSNFSSRDRCSTWLELLRLKAHTIRRGSVKTISSLERSSPLPEGRSRSLRSNRLFGGISVTVVKMTPLSFLPGTRIIKYLGIINMFFIRETTSLREEGGVSGFLHTFIAEVFSMVRAHVAALGGNAVVSYSMKECMLMENPNKNQAQCLINVSGDAVICVRETDQEPTPSTASIGQTCTSATDEAT, from the exons ATGCCTGGGAAACTGAAGGCCAAAATAGTGGCTGGTCGCCACTTGCCGGTGATGGACCGAGCCAGTGACCTCACGGATGCATTTGTGGAG GTCAAGTTTGGAAACACGACTTTCAAAACAGACGTGTGTCACAAGTCCCTCAACCCACAATGGAATTCAGAATGGTTCAAATTTGAG GTGGATGATGAGGACTTGCAGGACGAGCCATTGCAGGTCACAGTTTTGGACCATGACACGTACAGCGCTAACGACGCCATAGGGAAGGTTTATATTGACATTGACCCGCTGCTGTGCAGTGAGGCGGCCTCTGTCATCTCCGGCTGGTTTCCCATCTATGACACGATCCATG GGATCCGAGGGGAGATCAATGTCCTTGTCAAAGTGGAGCTTTTCAACGATTTGAACCGCTTCAGACAGTCGTCGTGCGGGGTCAAGTTCTTCTGCA CCGCATCCATTCCACGGTGCTACAGAGCAGTATTGGTGCACGGGTTTGTGGAGGAACTTGTTGTGAATGAAGATCCAGAGTACCAGTGGATCGACCGCATAAGAACTCCTCGGGCCTCCAATGAGGCCCGGCAGAGGCTCATCTCTCTTATGTCAG gggagctgcagagaaaaatCGGGCTAAAGGTACTGGAGATGGGCGGGAACGCAGTGGTGGGCTACTTGCAGTGTTTCGACCTGGAGGGAGAATCGGGTCTGGTGGTCAGGGCCATAGGCACGGCCTGCACGCTGGACAAACTCAGCTCTGGGAGTGCCcccaacaccaacacacacatgcacccgaGCACAGCCCCTGCTTCCAATGCCTGCAATTCCCCTTCCAAGGATGGAAAGGA GCCGGTTTTTGGTGAGGACATGACCTCGACCTCCGGCCCGCCAACCCCTTTCAGAGCCCttcccaccacctcctcctctcttccccccttctctccctccaagCCTTGCAGCCGCCAGTCCTCATCATCAGACACAGACCTCAGTTTGACGCCCAAGACGG GAATGGGGAGTGGGGGCAGCGTCGGGAAGGAGGCGGGGCCTCTGAAGACCCTGCTCAGGCAGCAGACGCAGACGGCTCTCGAGCAGAGG GAGTTTCCCTTCTTCACCTTGACGTCTTTCCCACTTGGTTTTCTGGTTCATGTCGGCGGGGTGGTCAGTGCTCGCTCGGTCAAACTATTGGACCGTATACACAACCCCG ATGAGCCAGAGACTCGCGATGCCTGGTGGGAGGAGATCCGCCAGGAGATCAAATCTCACGCCAAAGCTCTTGGTTGCCATGCTGTTGTTGGGTACAGCGAGAGCACTAGCATCTG TGAGGAGGTGTGTATCCTGTCAGCATCTGGCACAGCAGCCATCCTCAACCCTCGGTACATGCGTGAAGGCTGCCTAGACATCGGAATTACCGACCACAG GTTTGAGGAGCCGTCTCCCCCGAGCTGTGGCTTCTGCCACATTCCGTATGATGAGCTCAACATGCCCTTTCCTGCCCAGCTCACCTACTGTTACCTCTGCAGGCGACAAAAG GTTCCCGATGTGCTCTTCACAACCATCAACCTACCAGCAGAAGCGGCTGTTACGGGGAAGGGCTGCCTCATCCAGGCCAG ACTGTGCCGTCTAAAGAAGAAGGCTCAGGGAGAAGTGAACGCGACAGCCATCTCCAACCTGCTGCCATTCATGGAGTACGAGCTGCACACTCAGCTGATGAACAAGCTGAAGCTGCGGAGCATGAACGCTTTGTTCGGGTTGCACATACAGATCAGCGTCGGAGAGAACATGCTTCTGGGTCTGGCT tctgcTACAGGCGTGTACCTGACAGCCCTGCCGCCACCGGGGGGCATCCAGATTGCAGGGAAGACTCCTGGTGACCTGAGCGCTGAGCACCACATCCTCACCATCCAGAAAAGGATCAATGACACCATAGCCAAGAACAAAGAGCTGTATGAAATAAACCCACCG gagctgacggaggaagTGCTCGGTTCTCCGGTTCCCGACTCGAGGCAGCGATCCAGACTTTTCCGCTCCCACTCGGAAAGCTCAGACGAAGTGTCAGAGTTGGACCTCTCGCACGGCAAGAAGGACGCCTTCGTCCTCGAG ATTGATGACACTGATGCTGTGGAGGACATCCACTCCCTCCTCACTGATGCCCCTACGCCCACAG GTTTCTACAGCTGCAACACCGAGATCATGCCTGGGATTTACAACTGGACTTCAGGAGTTCAG ATGTTTACATCTGTGAGGGTCTTTAGGTTGAGTAACGCCAATCTTACTAACCAAGGCTTGAACAAGATCTTCACTGACCTATGTGAGAATCTGCTGAAG AGTTTTTACTTCAAGTTACGCTCTATGATCCCCTGCTGTCTGTGTCAGCTCAACTTCACCGTAGCCGTGCCAGAGGAGGAACTCATACAG GTCACGGTGACAGCCGTTGCCATGACGTTTGACAAAGACCAGAATCAGGAGAAGACTGCAGACAAGCCACCCGCCAAAG GAGGCAACGAGACTGAAGAGCAACTGCAGTTTCCCTTGGAGTTATGTGCAGACCCATCGTCCGCCAACTGTCAGCCAGCATCCAAAGTCTCAG TCTCTTTAGTCACCCCAGCTGCAAAACTCTGCCAAAATCAGCTGGTGATGGTTCGTTCACCAG gtgtCCCAGAGTGTTCCAACTTCTCATCCAGAG ACAGATGCAGCACCTGGCTAGAGCTGCTTAGGCTGAAAGCTCACACCATAAGACGTGGATCAGTTAAGACAA tctcctctttgGAGCGCTCCAGTCCGCTGCCAGAGGGCCGCTCGCGCTCGCTGCGGTCCAACCGCTTGTTTGGGGGGATTTCCGTCACCGTGGTGAAGATGACGCCGCTCTCGTTCCTACCCGGGACACGCATCATTAAATACCTCGGGATCATCAACATGTTTTTCATCAGAGAGACGACATCTTTACGAGAG gaagGGGGTGTCAGTGGCTTCCTCCATACGTTCATAGCAGAGGTGTTTTCGATGGTTCGAGCCCATGTAGCTGCCTTGGGGGGCAATGCAGTGGTGTCTTATAGTATGAAAGAGTGTATGTTAATGGAAAATCCAAACAAGAACCAG GCTCAGTGTCTCATTAATGTGAGCGGTGATGCCGTCATCTGTGTCAGGGAAACGGACCAGGAGCCCACTCCCTCAACAGCAAGTATCGGACAGACCTGCACTAGTGCCACAGACGAGGCTACATGA
- the LOC120809784 gene encoding C2 domain-containing protein 5 isoform X44, whose translation MPGKLKAKIVAGRHLPVMDRASDLTDAFVEVKFGNTTFKTDVCHKSLNPQWNSEWFKFEVDDEDLQDEPLQVTVLDHDTYSANDAIGKVYIDIDPLLCSEAASVISGWFPIYDTIHGIRGEINVLVKVELFNDLNRFRQSSCGVKFFCTASIPRCYRAVLVHGFVEELVVNEDPEYQWIDRIRTPRASNEARQRLISLMSGELQRKIGLKVLEMGGNAVVGYLQCFDLEGESGLVVRAIGTACTLDKLSSGSAPNTNTHMHPSTAPASNACNSPSKDGKEPVFGEDMTSTSGPPTPFRALPTTSSSLPPFSPSKPCSRQSSSSDTDLSLTPKTGMGSGGSVGKEAGPLKTLLRQQTQTALEQREFPFFTLTSFPLGFLVHVGGVVSARSVKLLDRIHNPDEPETRDAWWEEIRQEIKSHAKALGCHAVVGYSESTSICEEVCILSASGTAAILNPRYMREGCLDIGITDHRFEEPSPPSCGFCHIPYDELNMPFPAQLTYCYLCRRQKVPDVLFTTINLPAEAAVTGKGCLIQARLCRLKKKAQGEVNATAISNLLPFMEYELHTQLMNKLKLRSMNALFGLHIQISVGENMLLGLASATGVYLTALPPPGGIQIAGKTPGDLSAEHHILTIQKRINDTIAKNKELYEINPPELTEEVLGSPVPDSRQRSRLFRSHSESSDEVSELDLSHGKKDAFVLEIDDTDAVEDIHSLLTDAPTPTGFYSCNTEIMPGIYNWTSGVQMFTSVRVFRLSNANLTNQGLNKIFTDLCENLLKSFYFKLRSMIPCCLCQLNFTVAVPEEELIQVTVTAVAMTFDKDQNQEKTADKPPAKGGNETEEQLQFPLELCADPSSANCQPASKVSVSSLERSSPLPEGRSRSLRSNRLFGGISVTVVKMTPLSFLPGTRIIKYLGIINMFFIRETTSLREEGGVSGFLHTFIAEVFSMVRAHVAALGGNAVVSYSMKECMLMENPNKNQAQCLINVSGDAVICVRETDQEPTPSTASIGQTCTSATDEAT comes from the exons ATGCCTGGGAAACTGAAGGCCAAAATAGTGGCTGGTCGCCACTTGCCGGTGATGGACCGAGCCAGTGACCTCACGGATGCATTTGTGGAG GTCAAGTTTGGAAACACGACTTTCAAAACAGACGTGTGTCACAAGTCCCTCAACCCACAATGGAATTCAGAATGGTTCAAATTTGAG GTGGATGATGAGGACTTGCAGGACGAGCCATTGCAGGTCACAGTTTTGGACCATGACACGTACAGCGCTAACGACGCCATAGGGAAGGTTTATATTGACATTGACCCGCTGCTGTGCAGTGAGGCGGCCTCTGTCATCTCCGGCTGGTTTCCCATCTATGACACGATCCATG GGATCCGAGGGGAGATCAATGTCCTTGTCAAAGTGGAGCTTTTCAACGATTTGAACCGCTTCAGACAGTCGTCGTGCGGGGTCAAGTTCTTCTGCA CCGCATCCATTCCACGGTGCTACAGAGCAGTATTGGTGCACGGGTTTGTGGAGGAACTTGTTGTGAATGAAGATCCAGAGTACCAGTGGATCGACCGCATAAGAACTCCTCGGGCCTCCAATGAGGCCCGGCAGAGGCTCATCTCTCTTATGTCAG gggagctgcagagaaaaatCGGGCTAAAGGTACTGGAGATGGGCGGGAACGCAGTGGTGGGCTACTTGCAGTGTTTCGACCTGGAGGGAGAATCGGGTCTGGTGGTCAGGGCCATAGGCACGGCCTGCACGCTGGACAAACTCAGCTCTGGGAGTGCCcccaacaccaacacacacatgcacccgaGCACAGCCCCTGCTTCCAATGCCTGCAATTCCCCTTCCAAGGATGGAAAGGA GCCGGTTTTTGGTGAGGACATGACCTCGACCTCCGGCCCGCCAACCCCTTTCAGAGCCCttcccaccacctcctcctctcttccccccttctctccctccaagCCTTGCAGCCGCCAGTCCTCATCATCAGACACAGACCTCAGTTTGACGCCCAAGACGG GAATGGGGAGTGGGGGCAGCGTCGGGAAGGAGGCGGGGCCTCTGAAGACCCTGCTCAGGCAGCAGACGCAGACGGCTCTCGAGCAGAGG GAGTTTCCCTTCTTCACCTTGACGTCTTTCCCACTTGGTTTTCTGGTTCATGTCGGCGGGGTGGTCAGTGCTCGCTCGGTCAAACTATTGGACCGTATACACAACCCCG ATGAGCCAGAGACTCGCGATGCCTGGTGGGAGGAGATCCGCCAGGAGATCAAATCTCACGCCAAAGCTCTTGGTTGCCATGCTGTTGTTGGGTACAGCGAGAGCACTAGCATCTG TGAGGAGGTGTGTATCCTGTCAGCATCTGGCACAGCAGCCATCCTCAACCCTCGGTACATGCGTGAAGGCTGCCTAGACATCGGAATTACCGACCACAG GTTTGAGGAGCCGTCTCCCCCGAGCTGTGGCTTCTGCCACATTCCGTATGATGAGCTCAACATGCCCTTTCCTGCCCAGCTCACCTACTGTTACCTCTGCAGGCGACAAAAG GTTCCCGATGTGCTCTTCACAACCATCAACCTACCAGCAGAAGCGGCTGTTACGGGGAAGGGCTGCCTCATCCAGGCCAG ACTGTGCCGTCTAAAGAAGAAGGCTCAGGGAGAAGTGAACGCGACAGCCATCTCCAACCTGCTGCCATTCATGGAGTACGAGCTGCACACTCAGCTGATGAACAAGCTGAAGCTGCGGAGCATGAACGCTTTGTTCGGGTTGCACATACAGATCAGCGTCGGAGAGAACATGCTTCTGGGTCTGGCT tctgcTACAGGCGTGTACCTGACAGCCCTGCCGCCACCGGGGGGCATCCAGATTGCAGGGAAGACTCCTGGTGACCTGAGCGCTGAGCACCACATCCTCACCATCCAGAAAAGGATCAATGACACCATAGCCAAGAACAAAGAGCTGTATGAAATAAACCCACCG gagctgacggaggaagTGCTCGGTTCTCCGGTTCCCGACTCGAGGCAGCGATCCAGACTTTTCCGCTCCCACTCGGAAAGCTCAGACGAAGTGTCAGAGTTGGACCTCTCGCACGGCAAGAAGGACGCCTTCGTCCTCGAG ATTGATGACACTGATGCTGTGGAGGACATCCACTCCCTCCTCACTGATGCCCCTACGCCCACAG GTTTCTACAGCTGCAACACCGAGATCATGCCTGGGATTTACAACTGGACTTCAGGAGTTCAG ATGTTTACATCTGTGAGGGTCTTTAGGTTGAGTAACGCCAATCTTACTAACCAAGGCTTGAACAAGATCTTCACTGACCTATGTGAGAATCTGCTGAAG AGTTTTTACTTCAAGTTACGCTCTATGATCCCCTGCTGTCTGTGTCAGCTCAACTTCACCGTAGCCGTGCCAGAGGAGGAACTCATACAG GTCACGGTGACAGCCGTTGCCATGACGTTTGACAAAGACCAGAATCAGGAGAAGACTGCAGACAAGCCACCCGCCAAAG GAGGCAACGAGACTGAAGAGCAACTGCAGTTTCCCTTGGAGTTATGTGCAGACCCATCGTCCGCCAACTGTCAGCCAGCATCCAAAGTCTCAG tctcctctttgGAGCGCTCCAGTCCGCTGCCAGAGGGCCGCTCGCGCTCGCTGCGGTCCAACCGCTTGTTTGGGGGGATTTCCGTCACCGTGGTGAAGATGACGCCGCTCTCGTTCCTACCCGGGACACGCATCATTAAATACCTCGGGATCATCAACATGTTTTTCATCAGAGAGACGACATCTTTACGAGAG gaagGGGGTGTCAGTGGCTTCCTCCATACGTTCATAGCAGAGGTGTTTTCGATGGTTCGAGCCCATGTAGCTGCCTTGGGGGGCAATGCAGTGGTGTCTTATAGTATGAAAGAGTGTATGTTAATGGAAAATCCAAACAAGAACCAG GCTCAGTGTCTCATTAATGTGAGCGGTGATGCCGTCATCTGTGTCAGGGAAACGGACCAGGAGCCCACTCCCTCAACAGCAAGTATCGGACAGACCTGCACTAGTGCCACAGACGAGGCTACATGA